The following proteins come from a genomic window of Desulfuromonas sp.:
- a CDS encoding DNA-binding response regulator, with product MNVIRVALADDHNILREGLSMLLRKQDYIEVVAEASDGNEALSIVRQHRPDVLLMDIAMPEINGLKAIGMVHAIAPETKVVILSSYEKDAYVHQALDAGAIGYVIKGASSVELLEAIRNAAKGKFFLSSQVQADVIHSYVKNHKKDQPKPRDSYNQLSDREKQVFSLLIEGNTGTKIAEILCISSKTVDKHRASISRKIGIDNPVKMVQYAIRHGLIDPSIWED from the coding sequence ATGAACGTAATACGTGTCGCGTTGGCTGATGATCACAATATTTTGCGGGAGGGGCTCAGTATGCTCTTGCGCAAGCAGGATTATATTGAGGTCGTCGCCGAAGCCAGTGATGGCAACGAGGCTTTGTCTATCGTTCGCCAGCATCGTCCCGATGTGTTGTTGATGGATATAGCAATGCCCGAGATCAATGGGCTGAAAGCGATCGGAATGGTTCACGCCATTGCACCCGAAACCAAGGTTGTGATCCTTTCAAGTTATGAAAAAGACGCTTACGTACATCAGGCTCTTGATGCCGGGGCTATCGGTTATGTGATCAAGGGTGCCTCGAGTGTGGAGTTGCTCGAGGCGATCCGGAACGCGGCCAAGGGGAAATTTTTTCTCAGTTCCCAGGTGCAGGCAGATGTTATTCATTCTTATGTCAAAAATCACAAAAAGGACCAGCCGAAGCCGCGCGACAGCTATAATCAATTATCTGATCGCGAGAAGCAGGTCTTTTCATTGCTGATCGAGGGAAATACAGGCACGAAGATTGCCGAAATCCTTTGCATCAGTTCCAAGACAGTTGATAAGCATCGGGCCAGCATCAGTCGAAAGATCGGCATCGATAACCCGGTCAAGATGGTTCAGTACGCAATCCGCCACGGATTGATAGATCCGAGCATCTGGGAAGATTAG